GCGCGCAGCCCGAGACAACGCGACGACCCTCTAGGCGGACGGCCGAGGTACCGCGAGCGGGGCTTGGTCGCTGCCTCGCCCAAGGGGCCCGACCAATGCCCGCGACGCTTCACGGCGCATCGGGGCGAGGGTCCGCCGGCGGCTTTCGCGCGACGTGCCGGGCGGGACGGGGGCGCCGTCCCGTCGGACCTCGTCGACGAGGCGCGACGCTGGCTCGCACGGGCCACCACACTTCGTCCGACGTCACGTTCGCCTCTGGGTAGGCACCGAGTTCACGGCTGGCTGCCGTCAATACCCCTCGGGAGCACTGCCAGGCCATGTTCCGGACTCGCCACTCTGCGTCGAGACACGAGACCGGGTAGGTGCGCCGGGGCGACTCGGCCGTCGGGCTCCAGCGGCAGGTGCCCAGCGCATCGGTGCTGGAGGCGGTCGACCCTGCTGTCGGAGGTGGTTCCGGCGGTTTGACGGCCCTCGCCCGGCAAGCGCGCCGGCGTCGAGCGTGTTGGCGCCCGTGCTCGGCCGGCCCCTGCGCCGTATCCGGGAGCGTCTGCCGGCCGCGCTCCCGATCAAACGGAACGCCCGGTGGCTCTTCACTCCGGTCCCCGCGTTCCACGTGGAACACGGCGGTGACCGTGACTTCGCCACGCTGACACCCAGTTCCTCAGCGCGTCGAAGCCGCCGTCCGCCAGCCAGGCGCCACGAGAACAAGCGGCGTGCTGGACAGACCAGCTACCGCGGCAGAGCGGGCGACCGCTGCCGGGCCACTGGCGGGACACGGCCGACGGTGCGCTGGCTACATCGCAATGGTCGAAGCGGGAAGCGTGCCGGGGCGCAGCCCCCGTCGGCGTGGCCACGGAGCACGTCGGGGTGATCCGGCGGCCTGGTAGCGCAGGCTGGCCTCTGAGGCGGCGCCGCCCGTCCGACGCTGCCGCATGACGAGCCAGGGCGGACGGGCAACCCCCCGTCGCTTCCCACGCGCCGGCAGGTTCGTAGGGCCCGGGCCCGGAGACCGCCGTCGGTCGCCACGCCCAGGGATGGAAACCGAGGCGGTGCCGCCCCCCAGGCCGCGATGGGCGGTCGTGTCCCCGGTCAAGGCTTCGTCGTTCAGGAAGGCGCCCGCCGTGATGATCACGGGCATGCTCGAACGCAAACGACGGTCGCAGGCGTCGGTGCCGCCAGGTGGCGCCGGACGCAGCGGGGCGAGACCGGGCAACCCGACAGGATCGATCGAGAAAGCGCGGCCGAGCGCAGTTCCGACTCGGCTTCGGTCTGCGTTCATGGCTGTGCGCGGTGAACGCTCATCAGGCCGCTGGTGCGGCCTGTGGTGCGCGGGCCGAGACAACGGTCTCCCCGGCAACTCGTCACACGCGGCATCTGAGCGCGTTTCCCCTGGTCAGCCGGGGTCGACGCGCGGCATGGCGCCGGGAATGTGTGCCGAAGCACCGTCGCACCAGCCTCGCAATGTCGACCTGTCCGTACATCCCGATCGACTTGTCGATAGGAAGACAAAAAGCATCCCGCAGCTTGCTCGCCGGCAGCCGAACACCGCGCGCGTCACGCTGCCGCTGGACCGGTCGCAACGCCGTAGGCGTCGAGTCCGCGCAGCGTCCCGACACCAACATGGCCGCGACCACTGATCGACGCTTGGGCGCCTCGGGAAGGGCGATGCCGCAGTCGCGACGCGGTTGCGGAGGCGCATCGCGGCGCCGGCGCGAAGGCGACGCGACCGCGTGGCGACGTGTGTCGAACCCCCCCGATGCTCGGCGAAGTCGGACGTCACCGCTCGCCGCGCCGATGCAGAGCCGGAACCGTGACCAGGCGCGCCGACGACGATGGACGGGCCCGACGCCGTCGACACGGTTGCACCGGTACGTCGTCAGGCCCAGCCCGGCCCGGACGCCTCGCCGGACGCGGGCGCACCACCGTGGGCCCGTCGCTCCACGGAACGGCTCACCTCATGCACACCTGGTCCGGCTCGCGAGCCGCCGGGGTGGTCGCGGGCGATCACCACCCGAGCCTGCTGCGCACCCGACGGCACAAGCCCACACGTCGCCTCGACCGGCACCCCGTCGGCCAACGCCTCGACACGTGGCTCACTGCCAGAGCGCTGGTCGTGGATCCGTCCCGGTCGCGAGCAGCAGGCGTTCCACGTGAAACGAGAACGGCGGCCGAAGGCCGCCGGTTCTCGAGGTGAGGGGAGGCGCCGTACGAGCGGTCAGTCGTCGAGTTCGATGATCACTCGCCGCGCCGGCTCACGGCCCTGGGAGCGGCTGACGACACCATCGTATTCGGCGACCAGGTGGTGGATGGCCTTGCGCTCGAAGACGTCCATCGGCTCCAGGCGCACGGGGTCGCCGGTGTCGAGCACCTCGTCGATGGCTTCCTCGGCCTTCTCCAGCAGCTTCTCCAGGCGACGGGACCGGTAGCCCTCGGCGTCGATCTTGACCCGGGACCGGCGCTGGAACTCGCGCTGCAGGGCACAGCGCACCAGCTCCTGGATCGCCTCGAGCGTCTGGCCCCGGCGTCCGATCAGCGCACCGCTGCCAATCTCGACGACCTCCACCTCGGCGTGGTCGTCGTGGACCCGGATCCGCAGGTCCCCGGGCAGCTCCAGCGCGTCGAGGAGACCCTCGAGGAAATCGGCGGCGGCGTCGGCCTCGTCGTCCAGCGCCTCGGGCGTGATGAGCTCGGATTCCTCGCTGCGGTCCTCGTCGCCGTCGAAGGCCTCGTCCTCAGCGACGTCGTCGCGCTCGGCTTCGTCGCGTTCCCGGCGGAGATCGCCAGCGACCGTCAGGTCGACCCGCAGTTCACCAGTGAAGTCGTCGGCCCCCGGGGCGTCGAGGCTCAGGTCGACCTTCTCCGGTGCGCAGTCGAGCAGGGTGGCCACGGCGGCGGTCAGCGCTTCCTCGAGCGACTCGCCCCGGACATCGATACGTCGGCTCATGACACGTGCTCCAGATCAGCGGTCGCGCGCATCGCCGCCCCGTCGGGGGAGGTGATCACGCTTCTTCGAGGTTCGAGGTTCCTTGGAGGCCGCCGGCCGCTCGTCGGGCCGACGGTCCCCTGGCTGGTCGGGCTTCTTGCCGTCACGACCCGACCGGGCGCTGCCGGTGCCGCGCGTCGACCCGCCGGCCTTGGGGCCACTGCCCGCGTCCTTGCCGTCGCCGCCCTTGCCGTTGCTGCTCTTGCCGTCGGCACCCTTGCCGTTGGCGCCCTTGCCGTTGGCGCCCTTGCCGTTGGCGCCTTTGCCGTTGGCGCCCTTGCCGTTGGCGCCCTTGCCGTTGCCCTTGGCCGGCTTGGTGCGTCGAGCGGCCTCACCACCCGGGTGATCGGCGAGCGTGCCGATCTCCGCCTCGTGCTTCACCTCCCGGAGAATGATGGCCTGCTGCGCGACCTGCCACACGTTCGTGGTGACCCAGTAGAGGAGGATGCCCAGGGGGAAGTTGATCGAGATGAAGGCCAGGAACAGCGGCATGATGTACAGCAGCATCTTCTGCTGCTGGGCCATGGGGTTGTCGGCCATCTGGGCGGCGTTGCGCGCCATCATCTGCTTCTGCGACCAGAACATCGTTCCGGACATCAGCACGATGAGCAGCCAGCCGGGCCAGCCCGCGGCCCGGACCAGCATCTCCAGGCCGCCCTCGCCGAACGCGGTGAAGAAGTAGAACGGCGCGCCGTTGAGCTCCCCGCCCTCCTGGCCGGCGTACCGCAGGGTCCAGAACAGCGCCAGGAAGATCGGCGCCTGCAGCAGCAGCGGCAGACAGCTGGCGGCCGGGTTGACGCCCTCGCGCGAGTAGAGCGCCATCTGCTCCTCGTTGAGCTTCTGGCGCTTCGCGCGGTACTGCTCGGGGTCCTTG
This Egicoccus sp. AB-alg2 DNA region includes the following protein-coding sequences:
- a CDS encoding protein jag; protein product: MSRRIDVRGESLEEALTAAVATLLDCAPEKVDLSLDAPGADDFTGELRVDLTVAGDLRRERDEAERDDVAEDEAFDGDEDRSEESELITPEALDDEADAAADFLEGLLDALELPGDLRIRVHDDHAEVEVVEIGSGALIGRRGQTLEAIQELVRCALQREFQRRSRVKIDAEGYRSRRLEKLLEKAEEAIDEVLDTGDPVRLEPMDVFERKAIHHLVAEYDGVVSRSQGREPARRVIIELDD
- a CDS encoding YidC/Oxa1 family membrane protein insertase, translating into MGSLWETIRDSTIGALDALLTLLHDLVEPLTGANAWGWAIILLTIVVRVALLPLAIKQTRSMRAMQALAPQLKEIQKKYKVDRDLLRKDPEQYRAKRQKLNEEQMALYSREGVNPAASCLPLLLQAPIFLALFWTLRYAGQEGGELNGAPFYFFTAFGEGGLEMLVRAAGWPGWLLIVLMSGTMFWSQKQMMARNAAQMADNPMAQQQKMLLYIMPLFLAFISINFPLGILLYWVTTNVWQVAQQAIILREVKHEAEIGTLADHPGGEAARRTKPAKGNGKGANGKGANGKGANGKGANGKGANGKGADGKSSNGKGGDGKDAGSGPKAGGSTRGTGSARSGRDGKKPDQPGDRRPDERPAASKEPRTSKKRDHLPRRGGDARDR